One segment of Pelecanus crispus isolate bPelCri1 chromosome 2, bPelCri1.pri, whole genome shotgun sequence DNA contains the following:
- the LOC104034184 gene encoding 1-phosphatidylinositol 4,5-bisphosphate phosphodiesterase gamma-1, with translation MSVARLNSVNGFLEDSRMEAGDMGRILRCLEMGTVLTLFYQKKSQRPERRTFQVKLETRQIIWSRTPEKVEGDIDIREIKEIRLGKNSRDFERYPEDARKLDFTMCFIILYGMDFRLRTLSVAAFCEEDINLWITGLNWLVVDTQKAQTPLQIERWLRKQFDGMDRSREGSITVKDLKAMLPQVNYRVPNMRFLRDKLVEVEARNEMTFSHFIQFYKNLMFDAQKSVIEQLELSFPLRNVDRPELCQVSLYDFQKFLLHDQKESWASDVGMVRDYMCTYLKEGSSEATDPSFQLDEFLTYLFSKENMVMDAKYERVVPEEMNHPLSQYWISSSHNTYLTGDQFSSESSLEAYARCLRMGCRCIELDCWDGPDDLPIIYHGHTLTSKIKFLDVLHTIKEHAFVTSEFPIILSIEDHCSIVQQRNMASHFKKVFGDMLLTKPVDINADELPSPTQLKKKILIKHKKLVEGNLYEEVSTASYSENDISNSIKNGILYLEDPIDHTWSPHYFVLTSNKIYYSEETSRYQFNEDEEEVEQKEEFNNNELHFTEKWFHGKLGGGRDGRQIAEKLLHEYCTETGGKDGTFLVRESETFVGDYTLSFWRSSRVQHCRIHSRQEAGATKFYLTDNLVFDSLYSLICHYREVPLRCNEFEMRLTDPVPQPNAHESKEWYHANLTRLQAEHMLMRVPRDGAFLVRKRSEPSSYAISFRAEGKIKHCRIQQEGRLFMLGSSAEFESLVDLVSYYEKHPLYRKMKLRYPINEETLEKMGTTELDYGALYEVRTPHFYVEANKMPMARCTVKALYDYKAQREDELSFCKQAIIHNVDKQDGGWWRGDYGGKKQLWFPANYVEEIVSTQAQEQDEASSENSPLGNFLKGFIDVPSCHVVISKDGRSSKPFVFTIHSQQMSHAAQSLDVAADTQEELSEWVAKIREATQNADARMQEGKIMERRKKIALELSELVVYCRPVPFDEDKIGTDKACYRDMSSFPETKAEKYANRSKGKKFLQYNRRQLSRIYPKGQRLDSSNYDPLPMWICGSQLVALNFQTPDKPMQLNQALFMLGGRSGYVLQPDIMRDETFDPFDKNSLKIVEPITVQLQILGARHLPKNGRSIVCPFVEVEVCGSEYDNSKNKTDVVADNGFNPVWLFKQFVFDINNPEFAFLRFVVYEEDMFSDPNFLAQATFPVKGLKTGYRSVPLKNSYTEDLELAALLIHIEIINAKEEDEENLYSSIQQLRDRASELSSQVSSYERTNGCDSRYQQRLDELRAAQERLMELTEVRNRKLMEKKKRDRQMVTKRS, from the exons ATGTCTGTGGCCAGGCTCAACAGCGTCAATGGCTTTCTGGAGGACAGCAGGATGGAGGCAGGGGACATGGGCAGGATCCTCCGCTGCCTGGAGATGGGCACTGTCCTCACCTTGTTCTATCAGAAGAAGTCGCAGAGGCCAGAACGAAGGACCTTCCAAGTGAAGCTGGAGACCCGGCAGATCATCTGGAGCCGGACACCCGAGAAGGTGGAAGGGGACA TCGACATTCGGGAGATCAAGGAGATCCGCCTAGGGAAGAACTCGCGGGACTTCGAGCGCTACCCCGAGGATGCTCGCAAGCTCGACTTCACCATGTGCTTCATCATCCTCTATGGGATGGACTTCAGGCTGCGGACTCTCAGTGTGGCCG ctttcTGCGAGGAGGACATCAACCTGTGGATAACGGGCCTCAACTGGCTGGTGGTGGACACGCAGAAAGCCCAGACCCCACTGCAGATTGAGAG gtgGCTGCGGAAACAGTTTGATGGGATGGACCGGTCGCGGGAAGGCAG CATCACGGTGAAGGACCTGAAGGCCATGCTGCCCCAGGTGAACTACCGCGTCCCCAACATGAGGTTCCTGCGGGACAAGCTCGTG GAGGTGGAGGCCAGGAACGAGATGACTTTCTCCCACTTCATCCAGTTCTACAAAAACCTGATGTTTGATGCACAGAAGTCG GTCATCGAGCAGCTGGAGCTCTCCTTCCCCTTGAG GAATGTGGACCGCCCTGAGCTGTGCCAAGTCTCCCTTTATGACTTCCAGAAGTTCCTGCTGCATGACCAGAAG GAATCCTGGGCCAGCGACGTGGGCATGGTGCGGGACTACATGTGCACCTACCTCAAGGAGGGCTCCAGCGAGGCAACGGATCCCTCCTTCCAGCTGGATGAG TTCCTCACATACCTCTTCTCCAAGGAGAACATGGTGATGGACGCCAAGTATGAGCGCGTGGTGCCCGAGGAGATGAACCACCCCTTGTCCCAGTACTGGATCTCCTCCTCCCACAACAC GTACCTGACAGGAGACCAGTTCTCCAGTGAGTCCTCCCTGGAGGCGTACGCCCGCTGCCTGCGCATGGGCTGCCGCTGCATCGAGC TGGACTGCTGGGATGGCCCAGACGATCTCCCCATCATCTACCATGGCCACACGCTCACCTCCAAGATTAAGTTCCTGGATGTGCTGCACACCATCAAGGAGCATGCATTTGTCACCTCCGA GTTCCCCATCATCCTCTCCATTGAAGACCACTGCAGCATCGTCCAGCAGAGGAACATGGCCTCCCACTTCAAGAAGGTCTTCGGGGACATGCTACTCACCAAGCCGGTTGACATCAATGCCGACGAGTTGCCCTCACCCACCCAGCTCAAGAAGAAGATCCTAATCAAG cacaagaaactGGTTGAAGGGAACCTATACGAGGAGGTCTCCACCGCCAGTTACTCAGAGAACGACATCAGCAACTCCATCAAGAATGGCATCCTCTACCTTGAAGACCCCATCGATCAT aCCTGGAGCCCTCATTATTTTGTCCTGACGAGCAACAAGATCTACTACTCAGAGGAGACATCCCGCTATCAGTTCAACGAGGATGAAGAAGAGGTGGAGCAGAAGGAG GAGTTCAACAACAATGAGCTGCACTTCACGGAGAAGTGGTTCCATGGGAAGCTGGGAGGCGGCCGTGATGGGCGGCAGATTGCTGAGAAGCTGCTGCACGAGTACTGCACCGAGACGGGTGGCAAGGATGGCACGTTCCTGGTGCGCGAGAGCGAGACCTTCGTGGGCGACTACACCCTCTCCTTCTG GAGGTCCAGCCGGGTGCAGCACTGCCGGATCCACTCACGGCAGGAAGCCGGTGCCACCAAGTTCTACCTGACGGACAACCTGGTCTTCGACAGCCTCTACAGCCTCATTTGCCACTACCGCGAGGTGCCGCTCCGCTGCAACGAGTTTGAGATGCGCCTCACCGACCCTGTCCCCCAACCCAATGCCCATGAGAGCAAAGA GTGGTATCACGCCAACTTGACACGCCTGCAGGCCGAGCACATGCTGATGCGGGTCCCACGGGATGGAGCCTTCCTGGTGCGCAAGCGTAGTGAACCCAGCTCCTACGCCATCTCCTTCCG GGCGGAGGGGAAGATCAAGCACTGCCGCATCCAGCAGGAAGGTCGGCTCTTCATGCTGGGCAGCTCGGCCGAGTTTGAGAGCCTCGTGGACCTTGTCAGCTACTATGAGAAGCACCCGCTCTACCGTAAGATGAAGCTGCGCTACCCCATCAATGAGGAGACCCTGGAGAAGATGGGCACCACC GAGCTGGACTATGGAGCCCTGTACGAGGTGCGGACCCCCCACTTCTACGTAGAGGCCAACAAAATGCCAATGGCCAGG TGCACGGTGAAGGCTCTCTACGACTACAAAGCACAGCGGGAGGACGAGCTGTCGTTCTGCAAGCAGGCCATCATCCACAATGTCGACAAGCAGGACGGCGGCTG GTGGCGGGGGGACTACGGGGGCAAGAAGCAACTGTGGTTCCCAGCCAACTACGTGGAGGAGATCGTCAGCAcgcaggcacaggagcaggatGAGGCT TCGTCAGAAAACAGCCCCCTGGGGAACTTCTTGAAGGGCTTCATCGACGTGCCGTCCTGCCATGTTG TTATCTCCAAAGACGGGAGGAGCTCCAAACCATTTGTCTTCACCATCCATTCCCAGCAGATGTCCCACGCAGCCCAGTCACTGGACGTGGCCGCAGACACGCAGGAGGAACTCAGCGAGTGGGTGGCCAAGATCCGAGAGGCCACGCAGAACGCCGACGCCAGG ATGCAAGAGGGGAAAATCATGGAGCGGAGGAAGAAGATTGCGCTGGAGCTCTCCGAGCTGGTTGTGTATTGCCGCCCAGTGCCATTCGATGAGGACA AGATTGGCACGGACAAGGCATGCTATCGGGACATGTCCTCCTTCCCGGAGACCAAGGCAGAGAAGTACGCCAACCGCAGCAAGGGCAAGAAGTTTTTGCAGTACAACCGGCGCCAGCTCAGCCGCATCTACCCCAAAGGGCAGCGCCTGGACTCCTCCAACTACGACCCATTGCCCATGTGGATCTGTGGTAGCCAGCTCgtggccctcaacttccagacACCTG ACAAGCCAATGCAGCTGAACCAGGCGCTCTTCATGCTCGGTGGCCGTAGCGGCTACGTCCTGCAGCCTGATATCATGAGGGACGAGACATTCGACCCCTTCGACAAGAACAGCCTGAAGATCGTGGAACCCATCACGGTGCAGCTGCAG atCCTTGGTGCCCGGCACCTACCCAAGAATGGGAGGAGTATCGTGTGCCCCTTCGTGGAGGTGGAGGTGTGCGGCTCCGAGTATGACAACAGCAAGAACAAAACGGATGTCGTAG CTGACAACGGCTTCAACCCCGTCTGGCTCTTCAAGCAGTTTGTCTTTGACATCAACAACCCTGAGTTTGCCTTCCTCCGCTTTGTGGTGTACGAGGAGGACATGTTCAGTGACCCAAACTTCTTGGCACAAGCCACCTTCCCTGTCAAGGGCCTCAAAACAG GCTACCGGTCGGTGCCATTGAAGAACAGCTACACTGAGGACCTGGAGCTCGCCGCCCTCCTCATCCACATCGAGATCATCAATGCCAAG gaggaagacgAGGAGAACCTCTACTCATCCATCCAGCAGCTACGGGACCGTGCCAGCGAGCTTTCCAGCCAGGTCTCCAGCTATGAGCGCACCAACGGCTGCGACTCCCGCTACCAGCAGCGCCTTGATGAGTTACGGGCGGCCCAGGAGCGGCTCATGGAGCTCACCGAAGTCCGCAACCGCAA GTTGatggagaagaagaagagggaCCGGCAAATGGTCACCAAACGCAGCTGA